CACGGCGAGGCCGTCGACCGGATCCGGCAGCGGTACCTGGACGAGATCGGCGACAGCCACGACATCCGGGACTGGGTCGGCGCTCTGGTGCGCCCCGTACCGGCGCATCTGGGCTCGCTCGGCATCCCGTCCTGGCATGCCCGCTTCGCCGTCCAGGTCATGACCGACCCGCTGATGCGCGCGATCGTCACCGACGAGGCCCTGGTACGGACGCATCTGCGGCAGACCCTCGACGGTCTGGGCCGCTGTCTCCACACGCTGTCGGCCCAAGTACGGGCCGAACGCGGGGACATGGCCCGTCATCTGATCACCCACACCTGCGCGGAGCGCGAACGCGCCCTGGCGGAGGGCGGCGCGCCGCTGCACTCCTCATGGGAGCGCACCGCCGACGCACTCACCGACGCGATCGTCGGGCTGCTCACCGCCCCTGTCACCGCTCCTCACGACCACCTGGAGAACACCGGGCCCTGAGAGCCACCGTGGGTGGAGAGAAGTGCCACGGCTCCGGACGGGGTTTCACGGCCCCGGCCGGCGCCCGGGGGCGAGCGGTCGCGGCGGCCGAAATGCGTCGTCAGTGGCCGTAGCACTTGGTTGGTCTGGCGTTCCCTCAACTGGCGTTCAGGACACCTGGGTTGAGCCATCCAGGCCGTCCGACGCTCCGTCGTGGGCGTCGTGGGCGTCGGGGGCGTCGTGGGCGTCGGGGGTGTCGTGGTGCTGATCGAGCAAGCGTGTACGGAAGAGGCCGAGCACCTCGTCCAGCGCCGCGCGGGTCGGCTGGCCGGGTTCGTCGATGAGGTGCTCGGTCAGTACGGAGTGCGGCGGCAGCGCGGCATGGGGGTTCGCGGTGGAGTCGTCCAGTTCGACCGCGGTGAAAGCGGCGCCGAGTTCGCGGCGCAGAAAGGCGAACCGGTCGCCCGGTACCAACCGGTCCCCGCGGAACCGCAACCCCATGACCTGAAGCCCGTCACGCTCGCAGCGGCCCCGGACGGCGGCGAGGTCTTCGGCGGAAATGTCGATACCGCCGGCCCGGCTCTTGGTGAGTGCCAGTGGCAGGGACGGCTGGGACAGGACGGGGGCGAGAAGTCTCTCATCGGCGGCCATCGCCAGGGCGAAGCCGCCGGTGAGACACATGCCGACGGCCCCGACGCCGGGCCCGCCGCAGCGCTGGTGCTCCTGCGCGGCCAGAGCCCGCAGCCAGGTCACCACGGGCGAGGACTTCCCGGTGGCCAGCACGGTGAACTCCCGGCTCACGCAGACCTTCCACATCGATGAGGCCGTGTAGAGACCGGACTTCAGCACGCCTCCGTCTGCGGGGTCGGCGTTGCGGCCGGGCGTACCGAAGAGCACCGGGAGCACGGCGGTGCAGCCGATGGCGGCCACCCGCTCCGCGAACTGAAGCACCTTGGGCGTGATGCCCGGTATTTCCGCCATCACGATGACCGCGGGCCCCGTGCCACGCCGCAGAATCCGGCGGGTACTGCCGTCGTGGGTGAACGTGCCACGGTCGAAGCCGGTCAAGTCGTGATCGGGCATGGATTACCACCGTCCTGGTCGGTCACTGCTCGGAGTTGGTCACATGCTGCTCTCCGGCCGGAGCATCTCGCCCGCCTCCGCCGGTGCGGTTCAGCGCGAGACTACCCAGCGGTTGGATCCCCAGCAGGCACGAAGCGGCGACGGTCAGGGCCGGCCACGCCGCCGGGCTCGGTCGGCGCATCGGCCGCTCCTTTCGTCACCGCGTCGCGGTCGCCGCTCAAGTCGCCTGCTGCGGAGCGCCCGCGAGCAGGAGCAGGGCATCGACGAGGTCGCCGGTACTGGTGCCGGTGGCCAGGCGGCGCAGTTGCAGGCCGATGATGAGGGCGACGGTGGGGCCGGCCAGGCGTTCGGCGTCGGGTGTGCCGATCGCACCCAGGAGAGAGGCGGCCAAACGGTCGTAGGCGGCGAAGCATTCCGCCGCGGCAGCGCGTAGCTGGGGGTCTCGGCCGGCTTGGATGTAGAGCTCGAAGGGTGCGATGTGTTCGCTGTCGAAGGCGGTGTCGGCGGCGACCTCACCGATCAGGGCGGCGGCCTGCTCCGGGGTGGTGGTCCGGTCCGCGCAGTAGCGGGCGGCCAGGTCGGTGAAGCGACAGGTCTCCTGGTCGACGAAGGAACGCAAGCTCTCGCGCAGCAGGTCGTGTTGGGTCGCGAAGTGGTACGTGACGGAGCCGAGAGAGACGCCGGCCTCCTTGGCGATGCGACGGTTGGTGACTGCGGCGATCCCGTCGTCGCCGATGATCCGTAGCGTGGCCGCGATGATGCGTCCGCGGACCTGGGAGGTGTTCGGCATGGCGTCATCGTCCCATGGCCGGTCAGGACGTCCTCCACCTCGGTGGTGACCAGGGGCGGACGGGTGCCGGGAGGACGCCCCGGCCGCTCTCCGCCCCCCCCCCGCCACCCGGCCACCCAGCCACCCGGCCGCCGAGAACCGTGCAGTTGCTCTCGGGCATCGCGGATAGCGCCGTCCTCCGTTACTGTTCGTTCGAACGAACAGTAACGGAGGACGACTTGTTGAACATCAAGGGATCGACCGTTCTGCTTACCGGTGCCAGCGGAGGCATCGGCACGGCCCTGGCCCAGAAGCTCGCGGCCAAAGGTGCCCGCCTGGTGGTCACCGGCCGACGCGCCGAGGTGCTCCAGCAACTCGAAACGTCCTTGGGAGCCCGTGCACTGGTCGCGGATCTCAGCGACCGCGAGGCGGTCGAGGATCTCGCCGAACGGGCCGGGCCCGTGGACATCCTGGTCGCCAACGCCGCCCTGCCTTCCAGTGGCCACCTGCTCGACTACACACCCCGGCAGATCGACCGGTCGCTGGACGTGAACCTGCGCGCGCCCCTCTTGCTGTCCCGGCTCCTGGCCCCGCACATGGTGGCTGCCGGCCGCGGCCACCTGGTCATGATCGGCTCGCTCTCGGGCCGGACGTCCTCCCCCGGCACCTCGCTCTACAGCGCCGCGAAGTTCGGTCTGCGCGGCTTCGCCCATGGCCTGCGCCAGGATCTGTACGGCACGGGCGTAGGCGTGTCCATCGTGCAGCCGGGCTTCGTCCGTGAGGCGGGGATGTTCGCCGACACCGGCGCCGTACCACCCGCCGGCATACGGACCGTCAGCCCCGAACAGGTCGCGGCCGGCGCCGTGAGCGCGATCGAACGCAACCGTGCCGAAGTCAACGTCGCACCTCTCGAACTGCGCCTGGGCAGCGCCATCGGTGGGCTCTTCCCCACCCTGGCGGCCGCTGCCCAGCGCAGAGCTTCGCCCGCCTCCCTCGTCCAGCAGATCGCCCAGGCCCAGCGCCACCAACGGTGACCGGCGCGACCGTTCGCCACGGCTGACCGCCATGACGTACCGCCACAATTGCCCGTCGCGTCCAGAGGGCCCGGCGCTGATGCCTGGCCGTGGTGAGGCATGCGGCTCGGTCGAGGACGAGTAGTCCTACTCGGGCTCGACCGAGCCCTGGCCCCGGTCGAGGACGCTTGTCGCTCCGGCGCGGTCCGCCTCCGGAGGGGCGGTCCCGTCACCCCCGGGCGAAGGCCTTCAGCTCGTCGTAGGAGCCGTTGAACCAGTTCTGGTCACCGGGGAACGTACCGGAGTCGGCGTACTGCCAGAAGGTGTGAGCGGACCAGCCGGCCGGCAGCGTGCCGGGGGACGTGGCGTACCGGGCGACCCACAGCGGGTGGGTACCGCCGAAACTGGTGTCGCCGCCGGTGCAACGGGTCCACCAGTCGCTGGTGGTGTAGAGGGCGGGAGCGCGCCCGGTGCGTGCCTTTACCGCATCGCTGAACTCCCTGATCCAGGACACCATGTCGGACTGCCCACGGCCGTAACAGGCGTCCTGGCCGTACGGGTTGTGTTCGAGGTCGAGCGCGGGCGGCAGTGTCCTGCCGTCCGCCGTCCAGCCCCCGCCGTGGTCGACGAAGTGCGTGGCCTGCTCTGCCGCGCCGGAGAGGTCCGGGCGCGCGAAGTGATAGGCGCCCCGGATCAGGCCTGCGTCGCCGGCGCCCCGGAACTGCTCCGGGAAGGTCGGGCTCTGGAACGTCGTCCCTTCGGTGGCCTTGACGTAGGCCCAGCGGGCGCCGTTGTCCCATGCGCCCTGCCAGTCGACGGTGCCCTGGTAACGGCTCACGTCCATCCCGGGGACCTGTTCGGCCCCGGCCGCGGATCCGGTGCCGTGGCCGGACGCCACTGCGTGTGCGGGCGGCGGAGCAGTGAGGAGCGTCGCCGTGAGGGTGACGGCGGCGAGAGTGGTGAGCAGGGCCGTGCGCAGGGGACAGGGAGGCCGGCGAAGTGGGGACAGGGGCATGTGGGGATGCCTTTCGGTGGTGTGGTCCGGGGGACCGGAGTGAGGGGTGGCGCCCGTGGGAGGGGAACTGCCGTGGCGGCCAAGGGCGTTGCGACAAGGAGCGTTGGGTTGCGTCCTTGCCGCGTGAAGTAGGAGCGAACATAGGTGGTGTGGTGCGCCGTTCACCAGGCCCGCGAGGCGATCATGTGCGGCTCCGGTCGCGGGGTGCGCATGAGCTGGGCTGATTCCCTTGCCACCAAGGCCAGTTGACGCCAGTTGAGTAGCGGATACCCACGACAGGTGCTCCGCGGATGGCCTTAATGGGTCCTCGGCGCGCGACACGCGGTATGTGTCCGGGGCGGTCGCTGCCCACAAGGCGGCGATGTCCCGCTGCCGCGCCGAAACGTGGACCGAGGCGGGCGCGGCATCCGAACGCGCCGCCGCGAGCAATGGAGAGAAAACCATGTACCGGTCTGGACTGATAAGGACGGCGGTGGCCGTGGCCGCGTCGTCCGTGTGCCTGGTGAGCGGCGCCTCGGGGGCGTGGGCGCAGCCGGAGGCACGTACCGCGTCGTCCGGGGCGCAGCCCACACGGGCGGACGCCGTGCAGCACGCGAAGCAGGCGGCGGCGCGGAGTCTGCGGGAGGCGTACGCCACCGGCCAGGTCAAGGACGTCATGGCCGGCACGCTCACCTCCGCGAACGAGGTGAGCCTGGACCGGCTGCCGGTCCGCTCGGCGGCCAGTGGCTTCCGTGCGTCGGTGCAGTCGTCCAACAGCGCGATCCTCACGGCCAAGGGACTGCCCGCCTCGACGGGCAACGTCCTGCAGGTACGGCTCGCCAATCCGCAGGCGCGGACCGCGCTGGCCGAGGGCGTACAGCCGCTGATCGCCGCGGAGCCCTCCGACCGGCAGGCCACCTCGCTGACCGCCTACCGGCCCGACGGCACCGAGGTGAAGCTCGGCGCCACGGCGCCCGCGGACGTCCCGGTGCTGATCGTGGGCACCGACGGCGACCGGATCGTGGCGGCCGGCACGAAGGTGATGAGCGACGGCTTCAAGGCCGCCTGGCCCGGGAGCGCCACCGCGCCCGGAAACGGCACCGCGCCCGGGAGCGGCACCGCCGGCAAGGCCGGCGCACCGCAGGGCAAGAGCGTCACCCGCATCAACAACATCCAACTGCACAAGAGCAACGAGGAGCCGTTCTGGAAGGGCGGCGCCGAGGCCTTCGCGGTCGTCAGCGGCTGGGACAAGAACGACAAGGCGTTCGCCGAGCCGGCCCTCCAGTTGCCCTACCTCGACTGGACGGGCGTCGACTACCACCCGAACCAGAACCTGATCGACTGGGGTCACTTCGGCTACGACTCCGCCGACCTGGTGTTCCTGGAGGAGGACGACGGCACCAACTACAAGGACCTCACCAAGGCGATCGTCGACGCGCTGCTGACGGTCACCGGCTACGGCACCACCGGCATCCCGCTCGCCAACACCATCATGGACGCCATTCCGGACAAGTGGTGGACCGATGACACCGACGAGCTGGACCAGGTGTACTCGGTCAGCCATGGCGCCATCGCCAAGGCGC
This Streptomyces decoyicus DNA region includes the following protein-coding sequences:
- a CDS encoding TetR/AcrR family transcriptional regulator, with product MSSAERLFAEHGLSAVSSRQIGEAAGQGNVTAVSYHFGGKPGLVRAIMVKHGEAVDRIRQRYLDEIGDSHDIRDWVGALVRPVPAHLGSLGIPSWHARFAVQVMTDPLMRAIVTDEALVRTHLRQTLDGLGRCLHTLSAQVRAERGDMARHLITHTCAERERALAEGGAPLHSSWERTADALTDAIVGLLTAPVTAPHDHLENTGP
- a CDS encoding dienelactone hydrolase family protein yields the protein MPDHDLTGFDRGTFTHDGSTRRILRRGTGPAVIVMAEIPGITPKVLQFAERVAAIGCTAVLPVLFGTPGRNADPADGGVLKSGLYTASSMWKVCVSREFTVLATGKSSPVVTWLRALAAQEHQRCGGPGVGAVGMCLTGGFALAMAADERLLAPVLSQPSLPLALTKSRAGGIDISAEDLAAVRGRCERDGLQVMGLRFRGDRLVPGDRFAFLRRELGAAFTAVELDDSTANPHAALPPHSVLTEHLIDEPGQPTRAALDEVLGLFRTRLLDQHHDTPDAHDAPDAHDAHDGASDGLDGSTQVS
- a CDS encoding TetR/AcrR family transcriptional regulator, producing MPNTSQVRGRIIAATLRIIGDDGIAAVTNRRIAKEAGVSLGSVTYHFATQHDLLRESLRSFVDQETCRFTDLAARYCADRTTTPEQAAALIGEVAADTAFDSEHIAPFELYIQAGRDPQLRAAAAECFAAYDRLAASLLGAIGTPDAERLAGPTVALIIGLQLRRLATGTSTGDLVDALLLLAGAPQQAT
- a CDS encoding SDR family NAD(P)-dependent oxidoreductase, with amino-acid sequence MNIKGSTVLLTGASGGIGTALAQKLAAKGARLVVTGRRAEVLQQLETSLGARALVADLSDREAVEDLAERAGPVDILVANAALPSSGHLLDYTPRQIDRSLDVNLRAPLLLSRLLAPHMVAAGRGHLVMIGSLSGRTSSPGTSLYSAAKFGLRGFAHGLRQDLYGTGVGVSIVQPGFVREAGMFADTGAVPPAGIRTVSPEQVAAGAVSAIERNRAEVNVAPLELRLGSAIGGLFPTLAAAAQRRASPASLVQQIAQAQRHQR
- a CDS encoding lysozyme, with translation MPLSPLRRPPCPLRTALLTTLAAVTLTATLLTAPPPAHAVASGHGTGSAAGAEQVPGMDVSRYQGTVDWQGAWDNGARWAYVKATEGTTFQSPTFPEQFRGAGDAGLIRGAYHFARPDLSGAAEQATHFVDHGGGWTADGRTLPPALDLEHNPYGQDACYGRGQSDMVSWIREFSDAVKARTGRAPALYTTSDWWTRCTGGDTSFGGTHPLWVARYATSPGTLPAGWSAHTFWQYADSGTFPGDQNWFNGSYDELKAFARG
- a CDS encoding DUF3103 family protein, with product MAASSVCLVSGASGAWAQPEARTASSGAQPTRADAVQHAKQAAARSLREAYATGQVKDVMAGTLTSANEVSLDRLPVRSAASGFRASVQSSNSAILTAKGLPASTGNVLQVRLANPQARTALAEGVQPLIAAEPSDRQATSLTAYRPDGTEVKLGATAPADVPVLIVGTDGDRIVAAGTKVMSDGFKAAWPGSATAPGNGTAPGSGTAGKAGAPQGKSVTRINNIQLHKSNEEPFWKGGAEAFAVVSGWDKNDKAFAEPALQLPYLDWTGVDYHPNQNLIDWGHFGYDSADLVFLEEDDGTNYKDLTKAIVDALLTVTGYGTTGIPLANTIMDAIPDKWWTDDTDELDQVYSVSHGAIAKAQNSGAPGLTYFGASGGSNISIGLSNAFIPKT